ATCATGGGCCGGCCGAGATCCGCCGCTCTCAACCTCACGGAACCGCCACGTCGCTGGTCGAGAGGAACTGCTCCGACTCGAAGTAGACGCGGTAGTCCCCGGCCGGCACTCGTTTCCCGTTCTTGTCCGTGAAGTCCCAAGGAATGGGTGGGGTCCGGAAGTAGCCGGGGAGCGTCGCGGGCTCGAGCGCGAAGAAGAGGACCTTCACGAGCGCCGCCCTGCTGTCGAAGACGGCGATCCGGACCGGGGCCTCGTTCGGGAGAAAGAATTGGATGTTGTAGCTCGCCTCGGTGTGGCCGGGCAGCACGCCCATCGAGCCGCAGATCAGGATCTCGGTCGAGGTCGACTGGAACTTGTTACAGGAATCCCAAGAGGTGTGCTGGGAGCCGGGGAAGAACTTCTGGGGAGAGAACACGCCGTCGGCGCTACAGCCGACAAGCGAGACGGTCGCCAGAACGAGCAGAATTCGCAGTCTGAGCCCGCTCCTATCCGGCGCCGGGGGGACGAATCAAAATTGAGGAAGTTCCCCGCGCATCCACGTGTGTCGCAAAGTAAAACCCCGCAAGAAACAACCCGCTGGAAGGACTAGGTTTTATCTGCGGATTGGGCACGAGGCGACAGGGAACTCCGCTCGCGTCAAGATTAGTGGCCGGCCATTTTCGGTGTCAATAGACTTATACGAGTTTGAGCCTCCAACGCGAAAATTTTTGCCAGTTCTGGCCGCGGACTGCCCCAACATGGCGGTTGTCTCGTCGGACCCAGGATGGTAGTCTCCAGCGTTTATGGCTTTCGGCTTGACACGTCCCCGCTGGGCACGTTTCCCATGTTCGAAGAGCTGAGCGACCGCCTCGCCGGAGTATTCCGGAAGCTGCTGGGGCGGGGTCGGTTGAACGAGCAGGACGTCCGCGAGACCCTGCGCGAGATTCGGCGCGTTCTGCTCGAGGCCGATGTGAATCTCGACGTCGCGAAATCGTTCCTGCGCGCCGTCGAGGAGCGCGCGGTCGGGGCGGACCTGCTCTCGAGCGTCACGCCGGGGCAGCAGATCATCAAGATCGTCCACGAGGAGCTGATCCGGCTCCTGGGCGGGACCAGCCCGGCGGCGCCGATGCAGTTTCCGTCGAATCGGGCGGCGGCCGTCCTCCTCGCGGGACTTCAGGGTTCGGGGAAGACGACAACCGCGGCGAAGCTCGCGCGGCACTGGAAGGACCGCGGTAAGCGGGTGCTCCTCGCCGCGCTTGACCTCCAGCGACCCGCCGCGATCGCCCAGCTCGAGGTTCTCGGGCGATCGATCGGCGTGCCGGTGCACCTCGACCGCGAGGCGAAGGATGCGGTCGCCTTGGCGAAGGCGGCCCGGGCTCGAGCGGATAGAGAAGGGTTCGATCTCCTCATCGCGGACACCGCGGGGCGGCTCCACGTCGACGAGGAGCTGATGACGGAGGTCGCCAAGGTTCACGCGGCGCTCGATCCGCACGAGACGCTGCTGGTGCTGGACGGCATGACGGGCCAGGACGCGGTCTCGATCGCGGAGGCCTTCACGAAGCGGCTCCCGGTGAGCGGGTTCGTGCTCACGAAGATGGACGGCGACGCGCGCGGGGGAGCGGCGCTCTCGCTCCGCGCGGTTTGCGGGGCGCCGATCCGCTATCTGGGGATCGGGGAGAAGGTCGAAGGGA
The window above is part of the Candidatus Eisenbacteria bacterium genome. Proteins encoded here:
- a CDS encoding signal recognition particle protein, encoding MFEELSDRLAGVFRKLLGRGRLNEQDVRETLREIRRVLLEADVNLDVAKSFLRAVEERAVGADLLSSVTPGQQIIKIVHEELIRLLGGTSPAAPMQFPSNRAAAVLLAGLQGSGKTTTAAKLARHWKDRGKRVLLAALDLQRPAAIAQLEVLGRSIGVPVHLDREAKDAVALAKAARARADREGFDLLIADTAGRLHVDEELMTEVAKVHAALDPHETLLVLDGMTGQDAVSIAEAFTKRLPVSGFVLTKMDGDARGGAALSLRAVCGAPIRYLGIGEKVEGIEPFHPDRLASRILGMGDVLTLVERAQERLDVGKAEALERKLRKDRFTLEDFLGQLQEMKKLGPLEEIVKMLPGVKLPAGAQVDERDLKRTEAIIQSMTREERERPAVINGSRRKRIARGSGTTVQDVNRVLRQFEQTQTMLKRFGGGRRGKLPTGRF